One stretch of Chitinophaga pendula DNA includes these proteins:
- a CDS encoding VIT1/CCC1 transporter family protein, whose product MQTNERTIRSTGWKTDFLIGFPEGLYVLLFTTHAAQGLPLSVQTFYTLNTGIWIIGATLVGITAYSANKGDSQHDESTLSPEERKKLQKLDISDPMIGQIAAEMEKDAALWEKTLESIQVRTVEFNARKALRSALVTAASFLLGGIIPLFCYLANENFPQASRTAITSSLVAATAFGWFKAAATSQRNWTTALRYLIIAGVVLGAALLLGYVLKDINY is encoded by the coding sequence ATGCAAACAAACGAAAGAACCATCCGCAGCACCGGCTGGAAAACAGACTTCCTCATCGGATTCCCCGAAGGGCTCTATGTGCTATTATTTACTACCCATGCTGCACAGGGCCTCCCCTTGTCCGTACAGACCTTCTATACCCTCAACACCGGTATCTGGATCATCGGGGCCACCCTCGTAGGCATCACCGCCTACAGTGCCAACAAAGGCGATTCACAACACGACGAATCTACCCTCTCACCCGAAGAAAGGAAAAAACTGCAAAAACTAGATATCTCCGATCCTATGATCGGCCAGATCGCCGCAGAAATGGAAAAAGATGCAGCACTATGGGAGAAAACACTGGAGTCTATACAGGTAAGAACCGTGGAATTTAACGCCCGAAAAGCCCTACGCAGCGCATTGGTAACAGCCGCCAGCTTCCTGCTCGGCGGTATCATCCCCCTCTTTTGCTACCTGGCCAATGAAAACTTCCCCCAGGCCAGCCGTACCGCCATCACCAGCAGCCTCGTCGCTGCCACCGCATTCGGCTGGTTCAAAGCAGCCGCAACCAGTCAGCGTAACTGGACCACCGCACTCCGATACCTCATCATAGCAGGCGTAGTACTGGGCGCCGCCCTCCTGCTGGGATACGTATTGAAAGATATTAACTACTGA
- the rocD gene encoding ornithine--oxo-acid transaminase, which produces MIPAYTLSEKTQHYLALEEQYGAHNYHPLPVVLNRGEGVFVWDVDGKRYYDFLSGYSAVNQGHCHPKIIASLIEQAQQLTLTSRAFHSDLLGEYAQFVTQYFGYDKVLPMNTGVEAVETALKLCRRWGYEIKGIPENKAKIITCSQNFHGRTLNVISFSSDPSARKGFGPYMQGYDSIPYNDLPALAKALQDPHVAGFLVEPIQGEAGVVVPNEGYLATARQYCTDANVLFIGDEIQTGLGRTGLMLALDHENVRPDILILGKALSGGTLPVSAVLADDEIMLTIRPGEHGSTYGGNPLACKVAMTALAVLKEENMLENAHEMGIRLRKGLETLQSPFIATVRGKGLLNAIVIKHPNPEAAWELCLTLKEYGLLAKPTHGDKIRFAPPLNITAAQIDECVDIIGKGLRDLKL; this is translated from the coding sequence ATGATACCTGCATATACATTAAGTGAAAAGACACAACATTATCTGGCGCTGGAAGAGCAGTATGGAGCACACAACTATCACCCGCTACCGGTTGTATTGAACCGCGGCGAAGGGGTCTTTGTATGGGATGTGGATGGTAAGCGTTACTATGATTTCCTGTCTGGCTATTCCGCCGTTAACCAAGGCCATTGCCACCCCAAGATCATCGCCTCGCTGATAGAGCAGGCACAACAACTGACACTCACGTCCCGCGCATTCCACAGCGACCTGCTCGGAGAATATGCGCAGTTCGTCACCCAATATTTCGGCTACGACAAGGTACTCCCTATGAATACCGGCGTAGAAGCCGTGGAAACAGCCCTCAAACTCTGCCGCCGCTGGGGCTATGAGATCAAAGGCATCCCGGAGAACAAGGCCAAGATCATCACCTGCTCCCAGAACTTCCATGGCCGTACCCTCAACGTGATCTCCTTCAGCAGCGACCCGTCCGCCCGCAAAGGATTCGGCCCCTATATGCAGGGCTACGACAGCATCCCCTACAATGACCTGCCCGCACTGGCCAAAGCCCTGCAGGACCCTCATGTAGCCGGATTCCTCGTAGAGCCCATCCAGGGCGAAGCCGGCGTAGTCGTCCCCAACGAAGGATACCTCGCCACCGCCCGCCAATACTGTACCGACGCCAATGTCCTCTTCATCGGCGACGAAATACAGACCGGCCTGGGCCGCACCGGCCTAATGCTGGCCCTCGATCACGAAAACGTACGTCCCGACATCCTCATACTGGGCAAAGCCCTCTCCGGAGGCACCCTACCCGTATCCGCCGTCCTCGCCGACGATGAGATCATGCTCACCATCCGCCCGGGAGAACATGGCTCCACCTACGGTGGCAATCCCCTGGCTTGTAAAGTGGCCATGACCGCCCTCGCCGTGCTGAAAGAAGAAAATATGCTGGAAAATGCCCACGAAATGGGCATACGGCTACGCAAAGGCCTGGAAACACTCCAGTCCCCCTTCATCGCCACCGTCAGAGGAAAAGGACTCCTCAATGCCATCGTTATCAAACATCCTAACCCGGAAGCCGCCTGGGAGCTCTGCCTCACCCTCAAAGAATACGGTCTCCTCGCCAAACCTACCCATGGCGACAAGATCCGCTTCGCACCGCCGCTGAATATCACCGCCGCCCAGATAGATGAATGCGTAGATATCATCGGCAAAGGCCTCCGCGATCTCAAACTATAA